The Populus alba chromosome 6, ASM523922v2, whole genome shotgun sequence genome contains a region encoding:
- the LOC118047940 gene encoding tetraspanin-2, whose translation MGVANNITAILNFIAFLCSIPIIAAGIWLATKPENECIHLFRWPVVLLGFLILLVSLAGFVGAYWYKETLLAFYLCCMAILIGLLLILLVFAFVVTRADGGYDVPGRGYREYRLQGFSSWLRNHVVYSKNWDKIRPCLAETDVCSKLTQNYITADQFFMAHISPLQSGCCKPPTVCGYNYVNPTLWLNPVNPAADPDCYLWNNDQSQLCYNCNACKAGLLGNLRREWRKTNVILIVAVVVLIWVYVIACSAFKNAQTEDLFRRYKQGWV comes from the exons ATGGGAGTAGCCAACAACATCACAGCCATCCTAAACTTCATCGCCTTTCTCTGCTCAATCCCTATAATAGCCGCTGGCATTTGGCTAGCCACCAAACCAGAGAATGAATGCATCCACCTTTTCCGGTGGCCTGTAGTTCTCCTTGGATTCCTCATCCTCCTGGTCTCACTTGCTGGTTTTGTGGGAGCCTACTGGTATAAGGAAACACTTTTAGCATTCTATCTCTGCTGCATGGCCATTCTCATAGGACTTCTCTTGATCCTTCTGGTCTTCGCTTTTGTGGTCACGCGCGCCGACGGTGGCTATGATGTGCCGGGGAGGGGTTATAGAGAGTATAGGCTTCAAGGATTTTCTTCTTGGTTGAGGAATCATGTCGTTTATTCCAAGAATTGGGACAAGATTAGGCCTTGTCTTGCTGAGACTGATGTTTGTTCCAAGCTTACTCAAAATTATATCACTGCTGACCAATTCTTCATGGCTCACATCTCTCCTCTCCAG TCAGGGTGCTGTAAGCCGCCAACAGTTTGTGGCTACAATTATGTGAACCCTACGCTGTGGTTGAACCCCGTGAACCCAGCGGCGGACCCAGACTGCTACTTGTGGAACAATGACCAGAGCCAGCTGTGCTACAACTGCAACGCTTGCAAGGCTGGATTGCTGGGGAACCTGAGGAGAGAATGGAGGAAGACCAACGTAATCCTCATCGTGGCGGTGGTGGTGCTCATTTGGGTCTACGTCATCGCCTGCAGTGCTTTCAAAAATGCCCAAACTGAAGACCTTTTCCGGCGATACAAACAAGGCTGGGTTTGA
- the LOC118047939 gene encoding uncharacterized protein isoform X1, which translates to MSRMVNLLVLPQQQQRLPVLASLYPCRLPTIHTRSANSVSESQRKWNIGFKAPRRLVLGLGASFWSQFMSMAGRARSNHLIALAKQKGVIEEVLKNVDWPQQFPFKEEDFQRFDESPDSLFYDAPRFVTHIDDPAIAALTKYYSKVFPPSNTPGVCILDMCSSWVSHFPKGYKQYSIVGLGMNEEELKRNPVLTEYAVQDLNLNPKLPFEDNSFDVITNAVSVDYLAKPIDVFKEMCRVLKPGGLAIMSFSNRCFWTKAISIWTSTGDADHVMIVGSYFHYSGGFEPPQAVDISPNPGRSDPMYVVYSRKASTA; encoded by the exons ATGTCAAGGATGGTTAATCTTCTTGTACTTCCGCAGCAACAACAAAGGCTACCAGTTTTAGCTAGTCTTTATCCATGTCGTCTCCCTACAATTCACACGCGTTCTGCTAATTCTGTTTCAGAATCACAGAGGAAGTGGAACATTGGATTTAAAGCACCTCGTAGGTTGGTGTTAGGACTTGGAGCCTCCTTTTGGTCGCAGTTTATGAGTATGGCTGGTAGAGCCAGAAGCAATCATCTCATTGCCCTTGCAAAGCAAAAGGGTGTCATTGAAGAG GTATTGAAGAATGTGGATTGGCCACAGCAGTTTCCATTCAAGGAGGAGGATTTCCAGCGCTTTGATGA GTCTCCAGATTCATTGTTCTATGATGCTCCAAGATTTGTGACACACATTGATGATCCAGCCATTGCTGCACTGACTAAGTACTATTCAAAGGTTTTCCCTCCCAGCAACACTCCAGGGGTCTGCATCCTGGACATGTGTAGCAGTTGG GTCAGCCATTTCCCAAAAGGATACAAGCAATATTCTATAGTTGGATTAGGCATGAATGAAGAAGAGCTCAAACGGAATCCA GTTCTGACTGAATATGCTGTGCAAGATTTAAATTTGAACCCTAAACTCCCATTTGAAGATAATTCCTTTGATGTCATAACTAATGCG GTCAGTGTTGATTACCTAGCTAAACCTATTGATGTTTTCAAGGAGATGTGCCGAGTACTTAAGCCAGGTGGACTAGCTATAATGAG CTTCTCTAATCGTTGCTTTTGGACAAAAGCAATCTCTATATGGACATCAACCGGTGATGCTGATCATGTAATGATTGTCGGGTCTTATTTCCATTATTCTGGAGGCTTTGAACCACCTCAG GCTGTGGATATATCTCCAAATCCTGGACGCTCAGATCCCATGTACGTTGTTTACTCTAGAAAGGCATCCACAGCGTGA
- the LOC118047939 gene encoding uncharacterized protein isoform X2 produces the protein MSRMVNLLVLPQQQQRLPVLASLYPCRLPTIHTRSANSVSESQRKWNIGFKAPRRLVLGLGASFWSQFMSMAGRARSNHLIALAKQKGVIEEVLKNVDWPQQFPFKEEDFQRFDESPDSLFYDAPRFVTHIDDPAIAALTKYYSKVFPPSNTPGVCILDMCSSWVSHFPKGYKQYSIVGLGMNEEELKRNPVLTEYAVQDLNLNPKLPFEDNSFDVITNAVSVDYLAKPIDVFKEMCRVLKPGGLAIMSFSNRCFWTKAISIWTSTGDADHVMIVGSYFHYSGGFEPPQILLVIQWPAISMFEWPQS, from the exons ATGTCAAGGATGGTTAATCTTCTTGTACTTCCGCAGCAACAACAAAGGCTACCAGTTTTAGCTAGTCTTTATCCATGTCGTCTCCCTACAATTCACACGCGTTCTGCTAATTCTGTTTCAGAATCACAGAGGAAGTGGAACATTGGATTTAAAGCACCTCGTAGGTTGGTGTTAGGACTTGGAGCCTCCTTTTGGTCGCAGTTTATGAGTATGGCTGGTAGAGCCAGAAGCAATCATCTCATTGCCCTTGCAAAGCAAAAGGGTGTCATTGAAGAG GTATTGAAGAATGTGGATTGGCCACAGCAGTTTCCATTCAAGGAGGAGGATTTCCAGCGCTTTGATGA GTCTCCAGATTCATTGTTCTATGATGCTCCAAGATTTGTGACACACATTGATGATCCAGCCATTGCTGCACTGACTAAGTACTATTCAAAGGTTTTCCCTCCCAGCAACACTCCAGGGGTCTGCATCCTGGACATGTGTAGCAGTTGG GTCAGCCATTTCCCAAAAGGATACAAGCAATATTCTATAGTTGGATTAGGCATGAATGAAGAAGAGCTCAAACGGAATCCA GTTCTGACTGAATATGCTGTGCAAGATTTAAATTTGAACCCTAAACTCCCATTTGAAGATAATTCCTTTGATGTCATAACTAATGCG GTCAGTGTTGATTACCTAGCTAAACCTATTGATGTTTTCAAGGAGATGTGCCGAGTACTTAAGCCAGGTGGACTAGCTATAATGAG CTTCTCTAATCGTTGCTTTTGGACAAAAGCAATCTCTATATGGACATCAACCGGTGATGCTGATCATGTAATGATTGTCGGGTCTTATTTCCATTATTCTGGAGGCTTTGAACCACCTCAG ATATTGCTTGTAATCCAATGGCCTGCAATCTCAATGTTTGAATGGCCTCAATCCTGA